The following coding sequences lie in one Polluticoccus soli genomic window:
- a CDS encoding glycoside hydrolase family 3 protein has product MRNPAYKILVSAAASMLLFACKPGRVVTGKSKKKDTVATVRKLDSLDIKIGQMVMVGIEERTMIDPNDSLLAELRDGKMGGVVLFEKNIAKTNSADSFRNMTRAMQQAALIPIFVTIDEEGGKVHRLKEKYGFVGMPSASYLGGIDNPDSTLFYNRRLAAEMHDLGINLNYAPCVDVAVNPENPVIVKNGRSFSADPEIVTKHALLCIQAHHENSLRTILKHFPGHGSSANDSHLGIADVTNTWKFIELEPYKNIIESGEVDAIMTAHIINRAFDTLPATLSKKIISDKLRGFLRYDGVVFSDDMQMHAIAENFGFENAIALSINAGVDVVMFANTIPNLQGRLSASKVHAIIKNHVANGTIKKERIDEAYRRIMDLKKKKF; this is encoded by the coding sequence ATGAGAAATCCTGCTTATAAAATACTTGTGTCGGCCGCAGCTTCCATGCTACTATTTGCATGTAAACCCGGCCGCGTTGTTACTGGCAAGTCAAAAAAGAAAGATACTGTTGCGACCGTAAGAAAACTGGACAGCCTGGATATTAAGATCGGACAGATGGTGATGGTGGGCATTGAAGAGCGGACCATGATAGACCCAAATGATTCTCTGCTAGCAGAACTACGCGACGGCAAAATGGGCGGGGTGGTTTTGTTCGAAAAGAACATTGCTAAAACAAACTCTGCAGATTCGTTCCGAAACATGACACGTGCCATGCAACAGGCAGCGCTCATTCCCATCTTTGTAACAATAGATGAAGAAGGTGGTAAAGTGCACAGGCTGAAAGAAAAATACGGTTTCGTGGGAATGCCTTCTGCGTCTTACCTCGGCGGTATCGACAATCCGGATTCTACCTTGTTTTACAACCGCCGCTTGGCTGCAGAGATGCATGACCTCGGTATAAATCTAAATTATGCTCCTTGTGTCGATGTCGCCGTCAATCCTGAGAACCCGGTTATTGTAAAAAATGGTCGCAGTTTTTCAGCAGATCCGGAAATAGTTACCAAACACGCACTGCTCTGCATACAGGCTCATCATGAGAATAGCCTGCGTACCATACTCAAACACTTCCCTGGGCACGGCAGTTCTGCCAATGATTCGCACCTGGGCATTGCAGACGTTACCAATACCTGGAAGTTTATAGAGCTGGAACCTTATAAAAATATTATCGAATCTGGCGAGGTAGATGCCATCATGACCGCACACATCATTAACCGTGCGTTTGATACATTGCCGGCTACCCTTTCAAAAAAGATCATTAGCGATAAACTGCGCGGGTTCCTTAGATACGATGGTGTTGTGTTCTCCGACGATATGCAGATGCACGCTATAGCTGAGAATTTCGGTTTTGAAAATGCTATTGCGTTGAGCATCAACGCCGGTGTGGATGTAGTAATGTTCGCCAATACTATACCTAACCTGCAAGGCCGTCTATCAGCTTCTAAGGTGCACGCCATCATCAAAAACCATGTTGCTAACGGTACCATAAAGAAGGAACGTATTGATGAGGCTTACCGCAGGATCATGGATTTGAAGAAAAAGAAGTTTTAG
- a CDS encoding vWA domain-containing protein, protein MSFLYPLFLLAGLTLAIPVIIHLFNLRRYKTVLFPHTRFLKNIQLRSQKQSQVRYKLLLALRMLFLAALILAFAQPFISSGSKTEGGNRLQVIYVDNSGSMSLKKSARSLLDIAKDAVRKQVRQAAPGTRFVLITNDRPSAYSPLPADKVLAELNSVDISASTRSSEQVLATVQNLLQTESAHGADLYYYSDFQRNAFSAPRDKSLASNIKFFGIPVQADAARNIYIDTAYLVSPVLQTGMSNQLIVHSKAIGDVPDESPVLQLSINGQVKSASQLSFNDKKESVDTLSFQVNDTRWQQMTLSINDAAVRFDDIFRITARSAPNLSVLTLNEGAPNPYIQAAFRSYQGFRLNQLDVSQAPADLKEYNLVILNNVTRIDEGLGKILANALSQGQTICIFPGRSNSVAGFDGLKILGEISFTGIDTASQAAATLQQGSPLVRDLFERIPDNVQLPVANWHYIISAGLSANQQAILSFRNGDPFLARYTPSKGQLYISATAADLQSGNFPGSYFFVPFLYQMTMQSRGGDVYAITSGRQQAAFLPLADASERNMVHLYGEDLDAIPPQRTSGSGVEIYVDQVVQQPGFYTLAAQGSDTVMVALNEDRKESQLDFWTMRALKNEWKGEGVTWLEPSEIGAAGDGAALGSFPLWKVCAILALLMLLAETVVLAGGLRKQNVATQ, encoded by the coding sequence GTGAGCTTCTTATATCCCTTGTTCCTGCTTGCGGGACTAACACTTGCCATACCGGTAATCATACACCTGTTCAATCTGCGCAGATATAAGACGGTGTTGTTCCCGCATACCCGTTTCCTGAAAAACATACAGCTCCGTTCACAGAAACAATCACAGGTCCGTTATAAATTGCTGCTGGCATTGCGCATGCTATTCCTTGCTGCACTGATACTCGCTTTCGCGCAACCATTCATCAGCAGCGGCAGCAAAACAGAGGGCGGCAACAGGTTGCAGGTGATCTATGTTGATAATTCTGGCAGCATGTCACTCAAAAAATCAGCACGCAGCCTGCTCGACATAGCGAAAGACGCCGTCCGCAAGCAAGTTCGCCAGGCAGCACCCGGTACCCGCTTTGTACTCATCACCAACGACAGGCCATCTGCCTATTCACCATTGCCGGCAGATAAAGTACTCGCAGAATTGAACTCGGTTGATATATCAGCCAGCACCCGTTCTTCAGAACAGGTGCTGGCTACCGTGCAAAACCTGCTGCAAACTGAATCTGCCCACGGCGCAGACCTGTACTATTATTCAGATTTTCAGCGCAACGCTTTTTCCGCACCACGCGACAAATCGCTAGCCAGCAACATAAAGTTCTTCGGCATACCTGTACAGGCCGATGCGGCCCGTAATATTTATATAGATACGGCTTACCTTGTAAGCCCTGTCCTGCAAACGGGCATGAGCAATCAACTAATCGTTCATAGCAAAGCAATCGGGGATGTACCCGATGAAAGCCCGGTGTTGCAGTTATCTATAAATGGACAAGTGAAGAGTGCCTCCCAACTAAGCTTTAACGATAAAAAAGAAAGTGTGGATACGCTCAGCTTCCAGGTAAACGATACCCGCTGGCAGCAAATGACGTTAAGTATCAATGACGCTGCTGTTCGCTTCGACGATATTTTTAGAATTACTGCACGTAGCGCACCCAACCTGTCAGTGCTCACTTTGAATGAAGGCGCACCCAACCCTTATATACAGGCCGCCTTCCGTTCTTACCAGGGTTTTAGGTTGAATCAACTCGATGTGTCACAGGCACCGGCCGACCTGAAAGAGTATAACCTTGTCATATTAAATAATGTCACGCGGATAGACGAAGGCCTCGGTAAGATACTGGCCAATGCACTCAGCCAGGGACAAACCATTTGCATTTTCCCCGGCCGAAGCAATAGCGTTGCCGGCTTTGATGGACTGAAAATTCTGGGAGAGATTAGCTTTACGGGCATTGACACCGCTTCACAGGCAGCGGCTACGTTGCAGCAGGGCAGTCCCTTGGTGCGCGACCTGTTCGAACGTATCCCTGATAATGTTCAACTGCCGGTGGCCAACTGGCATTATATTATCAGCGCTGGCCTGTCTGCCAACCAGCAGGCCATACTCAGCTTCCGCAATGGCGATCCATTCCTGGCGCGATACACACCCTCAAAAGGACAATTATATATATCCGCTACCGCTGCAGACCTACAGTCAGGCAACTTCCCGGGTAGCTATTTCTTCGTGCCGTTCCTGTACCAGATGACGATGCAATCGCGCGGGGGCGATGTGTACGCCATCACTTCCGGCAGGCAGCAGGCAGCATTTCTGCCACTGGCCGATGCCAGCGAACGTAATATGGTGCACCTGTACGGCGAGGACCTCGATGCCATACCGCCTCAACGAACCAGCGGTTCTGGGGTTGAGATTTATGTGGACCAGGTGGTGCAGCAACCGGGTTTTTACACACTGGCTGCGCAGGGCTCAGATACCGTGATGGTGGCGCTCAACGAGGACAGGAAAGAATCGCAGCTGGATTTCTGGACCATGCGGGCGCTGAAAAACGAATGGAAAGGCGAGGGTGTTACCTGGCTGGAGCCATCTGAAATAGGCGCGGCCGGCGATGGCGCAGCACTAGGCAGCTTCCCGCTTTGGAAAGTTTGTGCTATTTTAGCGCTGTTAATGCTGCTTGCAGAAACTGTAGTTTTGGCAGGCGGCCTTCGCAAACAAAACGTAGCCACTCAATAG
- a CDS encoding dihydroorotase — MLVLIRQAKIVDPRSDFHDKTVDLLIENGKIKSIGSSLKDKADKVIEAEGLLVSPGWVDVLADYREPGYEQKETINTGLNAAAAGGFTDVLLAPNTNPVVSTKSIVEFVASRAAKHAVSLHPLGAATQDIEGKTLSEMLDMRSTGAVAFTDGWKPIQNANLMLKALEYIKAFDGVLLQVPVEISLSAGGLMHEGPISTRLGMAGIPEMAETLMVHRDIELLRYTNSRLHITGVSSATSVEMIRKAKAEGLNITCSVTPYHLALNDEALTTYSSMYKVSPPLRSEADRKALVAGLKDGTIDCVATHHRPQEWDAKTKEFEYAADGMNIQEWAFNIIWKAAGIEVGLDRLIEALSIAPAKIFGLERTPVAEGATATFTLFTLNGTQATDKMKSASRNNPFIGAELPCKVIGIVNRNNHSLNS; from the coding sequence ATGCTCGTGCTCATCCGACAGGCAAAGATCGTGGACCCACGATCTGATTTTCATGATAAAACAGTTGACCTACTTATTGAGAATGGCAAGATAAAGTCCATCGGCTCTTCTCTGAAAGACAAGGCTGACAAAGTGATAGAAGCAGAAGGTCTGCTTGTAAGCCCGGGATGGGTGGACGTGCTCGCTGACTACCGCGAGCCGGGTTACGAACAAAAAGAAACGATCAATACAGGTCTTAACGCAGCAGCTGCAGGTGGTTTCACCGATGTACTGCTGGCCCCCAATACCAATCCTGTTGTCAGCACTAAGTCGATAGTTGAGTTTGTAGCTTCACGAGCAGCCAAACATGCAGTAAGTCTACATCCGCTGGGTGCCGCTACTCAGGATATAGAAGGCAAAACCTTATCGGAAATGCTGGACATGCGCAGCACGGGGGCAGTGGCTTTTACTGATGGCTGGAAACCGATACAGAATGCCAACCTGATGCTGAAAGCATTGGAATATATAAAAGCATTTGATGGTGTGTTGCTCCAGGTACCGGTAGAGATTTCATTATCCGCCGGAGGGTTGATGCACGAAGGACCGATATCAACCCGCTTAGGCATGGCAGGCATTCCTGAGATGGCTGAGACTCTGATGGTGCACCGCGATATTGAATTACTTCGTTACACCAACTCGCGCCTGCATATCACTGGTGTATCCAGCGCTACTTCGGTAGAAATGATACGCAAGGCTAAGGCTGAAGGATTAAATATTACCTGTTCGGTTACCCCTTACCATCTTGCACTGAACGATGAGGCTCTGACCACGTATAGCAGCATGTATAAAGTATCGCCGCCATTGCGTAGCGAGGCAGATCGCAAAGCATTGGTAGCCGGACTTAAAGACGGTACCATAGACTGTGTTGCCACTCACCACAGGCCGCAAGAATGGGATGCTAAAACCAAAGAATTTGAATATGCCGCCGATGGTATGAATATCCAGGAATGGGCGTTCAACATAATCTGGAAGGCTGCAGGTATAGAGGTAGGCCTGGACAGGCTGATCGAAGCCTTGTCGATAGCACCAGCAAAGATATTTGGCCTGGAGCGCACACCGGTGGCAGAAGGCGCAACAGCAACATTTACACTGTTCACCCTAAACGGCACACAAGCCACCGATAAAATGAAATCGGCATCACGCAACAATCCATTCATCGGCGCAGAGCTCCCTTGCAAAGTAATAGGCATCGTTAACCGCAATAATCACAGCTTAAATTCATAA
- a CDS encoding DUF4199 domain-containing protein, translating into MELQQTHKMYGLFTGIALIILGLVLHFAGLSYESWAKWLQFGIFLVAILLNAMAFSKANNHNITFGNAFSSGFKMTSIVTLILIAWTLISLQIFPEIKEKALEIAMTEMEKQNLSEEQAEKGLSMWRDNFTVLSIGAVLLAYMFWGLVFSLLAAAIAKKKPQQPTTM; encoded by the coding sequence ATGGAACTGCAACAAACACACAAAATGTACGGGCTATTCACAGGTATAGCACTGATCATATTAGGACTTGTTTTGCATTTTGCGGGCCTGTCTTACGAGAGCTGGGCTAAGTGGCTGCAGTTTGGTATTTTCCTGGTCGCTATTTTGCTTAATGCAATGGCTTTTTCAAAAGCTAACAATCATAATATTACCTTCGGTAATGCATTTAGCAGCGGCTTCAAAATGACATCTATTGTTACGCTGATCCTGATCGCCTGGACATTGATTTCACTTCAAATATTCCCGGAGATAAAAGAGAAAGCCTTGGAAATTGCGATGACTGAAATGGAAAAGCAAAACCTCTCGGAAGAGCAGGCAGAAAAGGGTCTTTCTATGTGGCGCGACAACTTCACAGTACTTAGCATCGGAGCAGTGTTATTAGCCTACATGTTCTGGGGCCTTGTATTTTCCCTGCTCGCTGCTGCTATCGCGAAGAAAAAGCCGCAGCAGCCAACTACAATGTAA
- a CDS encoding glycosyltransferase family 2 protein, with amino-acid sequence MHTPDISIVVPLFNEEESLPELVDWIEKVCGEHGYVHEIIMIDDGSTDDSWKVITELSQQYSAVKGIKFQRNYGKSAALNEGFKAAAGNVIITMDADLQDSPDEIPELYRMITADGFDLVSGWKKVRYDNAITKNLPSKLYNAVNRSISGIKLHDMNCGLKSYRRNVVKSIEVYGEMHRFIPVLAKAAGFRKIGEKVVVHRPRKYGHSKFGWERFINGFLDLLSIQFVSRFGKKPMHFFGLWGVLMFLVGFIMTAWLVVERLMVGVNYGLTNKPPFYIALAAMIMGTQFFLAGFTAELISRSAADRNHYLIEAKLGLEK; translated from the coding sequence ATGCACACGCCTGATATTTCGATCGTAGTACCTCTGTTCAATGAAGAAGAATCTTTACCGGAACTTGTAGACTGGATAGAGAAGGTATGCGGTGAACATGGCTATGTGCACGAGATCATTATGATAGATGACGGCAGTACCGACGATAGTTGGAAAGTGATCACAGAGCTGTCACAACAATATTCCGCTGTAAAAGGCATTAAATTTCAACGTAATTACGGTAAAAGCGCGGCTCTCAACGAGGGTTTCAAAGCTGCAGCCGGGAACGTCATCATCACTATGGATGCCGACCTGCAAGACAGCCCCGACGAGATACCGGAACTCTACCGAATGATCACCGCCGATGGTTTTGACCTGGTGAGCGGCTGGAAAAAAGTTCGCTACGATAACGCCATAACAAAAAATCTTCCATCTAAACTATACAACGCTGTCAACCGCAGCATATCGGGCATCAAGCTGCACGATATGAACTGCGGGTTGAAATCATACCGCCGCAACGTGGTAAAAAGCATAGAAGTGTACGGCGAAATGCACCGTTTCATCCCTGTTCTGGCCAAAGCTGCGGGTTTCCGCAAAATAGGGGAGAAAGTAGTGGTACACCGCCCGCGGAAATATGGCCATTCCAAATTTGGCTGGGAGCGCTTCATCAATGGTTTCCTCGACCTCCTGTCTATCCAGTTTGTAAGCCGTTTTGGCAAAAAACCCATGCACTTCTTTGGACTTTGGGGGGTGCTGATGTTCCTCGTCGGCTTTATCATGACGGCGTGGCTGGTGGTAGAAAGACTGATGGTGGGCGTGAATTATGGCCTTACCAATAAGCCTCCATTCTACATAGCCCTTGCGGCAATGATCATGGGTACCCAATTCTTCCTGGCGGGTTTTACGGCAGAACTGATCTCACGTAGCGCCGCCGACAGGAACCATTACCTGATCGAGGCCAAGCTTGGATTAGAAAAATAA
- a CDS encoding TonB-dependent receptor domain-containing protein, whose protein sequence is MYAIRSIVAALVLICPLLAFAQTQEKPGKISGKIINELKKPVEYATVTLLRKDSTVANGGLTDESGSFSIEQTGTGDFLLRVSGIGFTTRTVNNISITPAALEKKMGTIEVASSSRSLKQVEVTAERAMIEMTAEKKVFNVEKNITSSGGSAADVLQNVPSLTIDADGDVLLRGKETTLLIDGKPATLLAGDIATALQSLPGASIQSVEVITNPSAKYDAQGMSGIINIITKKDKKMGFNGSVTAGAGTHDKYNGGINLNLKNDKWNIFLNSNFRSNRNYQRNTTNRINIDSTYFNTFEDNIREFGGFFNTIGAEYSIDQKNTVTLTQNLNRMRWGGHGTSEFNKFEQPIQIRSFEQVGGPFSTSTSLDYKHKFAKPAQELTTNVTYAQMWVTRTQTYHTTSFDSNGSELPTVFQNAPGQGGNRSLNAQADFTTPFLTKTGRLDAGLKTQLFWFYSDNDPKIDTLDDGKDQQTDSLLLNNYDYTQHVHAAYGSFSDQHKNWSYNAGLRLEYATYEGTSLALKGNKFTNDYLGLFPSAFVSYKLPKEQAVNLSYTRRTNRPGFMQLMPYVDISNPQDTSMGNPELIPEFIHNTELSYNRQIKGGHSLMASVYYQYTQNLIERVRTFYEDNGTSFSQPQNLNHGTTYGLELTGRTQILPIWDLTANANFFRNEVSGTNVDNSGYSWFAKMNTNLRLPAGFALQVNGNYEAPKVGVQGIQQEVYWLDIALRKNLLNNRATLVLNVSDILNTRKYTTVYDQGTFRQDVYRDKETRIGNVTFTYRFGKSEQKAPAGGRRGKNNAPVPQKDRNNLKTDDNSEQAGF, encoded by the coding sequence ATGTACGCCATTCGTTCTATTGTAGCGGCGCTGGTTTTAATATGCCCGCTCCTCGCCTTTGCCCAAACACAGGAAAAGCCCGGAAAAATATCAGGTAAGATCATCAACGAGCTAAAGAAACCCGTAGAATATGCAACCGTTACCCTGTTACGCAAAGATTCTACTGTTGCTAACGGCGGCCTGACGGATGAATCTGGCAGCTTTTCGATCGAGCAAACAGGTACCGGAGATTTCTTGCTGCGCGTGAGCGGTATAGGCTTTACGACACGTACCGTAAATAATATCAGCATTACCCCGGCGGCCCTCGAAAAGAAGATGGGTACTATAGAAGTAGCTTCCAGCTCCCGCTCGCTGAAACAGGTAGAGGTAACCGCCGAGCGCGCCATGATAGAAATGACGGCTGAGAAAAAGGTATTCAACGTAGAGAAGAATATCACGTCCTCTGGCGGTAGCGCTGCCGACGTGCTGCAGAATGTACCATCTTTGACAATAGACGCGGACGGCGATGTACTGCTGCGCGGCAAAGAGACTACACTATTGATAGATGGCAAACCAGCCACCTTGCTTGCCGGTGATATTGCTACTGCCCTGCAATCCCTGCCCGGCGCCAGCATTCAAAGTGTCGAGGTCATCACCAACCCGTCTGCCAAATATGATGCACAGGGTATGAGCGGTATCATCAACATCATCACTAAGAAGGATAAAAAAATGGGCTTCAATGGCTCGGTGACGGCAGGTGCGGGTACACATGATAAATACAATGGCGGTATCAACCTGAATCTTAAAAACGACAAGTGGAACATTTTCCTGAACAGCAACTTCCGCAGCAATCGTAACTACCAGCGTAACACTACAAACCGTATCAACATTGACAGCACTTACTTCAATACGTTTGAAGACAATATCCGCGAGTTCGGTGGCTTCTTCAACACAATTGGCGCTGAATACTCTATAGATCAAAAGAACACGGTAACGCTTACACAAAACCTGAACCGCATGCGTTGGGGTGGCCACGGCACCTCGGAGTTCAACAAGTTTGAGCAACCCATCCAGATCCGCAGCTTCGAACAGGTAGGCGGACCTTTCTCCACTTCTACCTCACTTGATTACAAACATAAATTTGCTAAACCTGCGCAGGAGCTGACCACTAACGTAACCTACGCGCAAATGTGGGTGACAAGGACGCAAACATATCACACCACGAGCTTCGACAGTAACGGTTCTGAGCTACCAACAGTATTTCAGAATGCTCCTGGTCAGGGTGGCAACAGGAGCCTTAATGCGCAAGCTGATTTTACCACTCCTTTCCTCACTAAAACAGGCAGACTAGATGCCGGCTTAAAAACACAACTGTTCTGGTTCTACAGCGATAATGATCCAAAAATTGATACGTTGGATGATGGTAAGGACCAACAAACTGACTCGCTGCTGCTGAATAATTACGATTATACCCAACATGTACATGCCGCTTACGGCAGCTTCAGCGACCAGCACAAAAATTGGTCGTACAATGCCGGCCTGCGGTTGGAATATGCGACCTATGAGGGTACGTCGCTGGCATTAAAAGGAAACAAGTTCACCAACGATTACCTGGGCTTGTTCCCTTCAGCATTTGTGTCTTACAAATTACCGAAGGAACAAGCTGTTAACCTGAGCTACACCCGCCGTACCAACCGTCCCGGTTTTATGCAGCTGATGCCTTATGTCGATATCTCGAACCCACAGGATACCAGCATGGGCAATCCCGAACTGATACCGGAGTTCATACACAACACCGAGCTTAGCTACAACAGGCAAATAAAAGGCGGTCATAGCCTGATGGCTAGTGTTTACTACCAGTACACACAAAACCTGATAGAGCGTGTGCGCACTTTCTACGAAGACAATGGTACCAGCTTCTCACAACCGCAAAACCTGAACCACGGCACTACATATGGCTTGGAGCTAACCGGCCGTACACAGATCCTGCCTATCTGGGACCTGACGGCGAATGCTAATTTTTTCAGAAACGAAGTATCAGGCACGAATGTTGACAATAGCGGTTATAGTTGGTTCGCCAAGATGAATACCAATCTTCGTCTCCCTGCAGGTTTTGCCCTCCAGGTGAATGGCAATTACGAAGCGCCAAAAGTTGGCGTTCAGGGTATACAACAGGAAGTGTACTGGCTGGATATTGCCCTCCGCAAAAACCTGTTGAATAACAGGGCTACCCTGGTGCTGAACGTTTCGGATATATTAAATACAAGGAAGTACACCACCGTCTACGATCAGGGTACCTTCCGACAGGATGTATACCGCGACAAAGAAACACGCATTGGCAACGTGACGTTTACTTACAGGTTTGGCAAATCGGAGCAAAAAGCTCCGGCCGGCGGCCGCCGCGGCAAGAATAATGCTCCTGTTCCTCAAAAAGATAGGAATAATTTAAAAACTGATGACAATAGCGAGCAAGCTGGCTTTTGA
- a CDS encoding DUF4197 domain-containing protein, translating into MYKVVKVVLMAGIVMTGAHSAQAQFGDVLNKAKKAMNDAGVNTGGRGGSYTNTEAVSALREALKIGTQNASGRLSTVNGFFGNQLIKVLMPPEAKKVENTLRSIGMGDQVDKAILSMNRAAEDASGKAVQIFVNAITSMSVSDGIAIVRGGQGAATNYLKNRTTGELTNAFRPIVNNSLNKVNATKYWGDVFTVYNALPTTRQKVNTDLVAYVTERALNGLFVTIADEENKIRTNPAARITDILKKVFGAV; encoded by the coding sequence ATGTATAAGGTGGTGAAGGTTGTTTTAATGGCAGGTATTGTGATGACTGGCGCACACAGCGCACAGGCCCAGTTTGGCGATGTGTTGAACAAGGCCAAAAAAGCTATGAACGATGCCGGTGTTAACACAGGTGGCAGAGGAGGAAGTTATACCAATACCGAAGCGGTAAGTGCGCTGAGGGAAGCGCTGAAAATAGGTACGCAAAACGCATCAGGCAGGTTGTCGACCGTGAACGGATTTTTTGGCAACCAGTTGATCAAGGTACTGATGCCACCTGAAGCTAAGAAAGTAGAGAATACACTTCGCAGCATAGGCATGGGCGACCAGGTGGATAAAGCCATCCTGTCGATGAACCGGGCGGCTGAAGATGCTTCGGGCAAGGCAGTACAAATATTTGTGAACGCTATCACCAGCATGTCGGTAAGCGATGGTATCGCTATCGTACGCGGTGGACAAGGCGCTGCTACCAACTACCTGAAAAACAGGACCACCGGCGAGTTGACCAATGCTTTCCGTCCGATAGTTAATAATTCGCTGAACAAGGTGAACGCAACGAAATACTGGGGCGATGTATTTACTGTTTACAATGCTTTGCCTACAACAAGGCAAAAGGTGAATACCGACCTGGTTGCTTATGTAACCGAGCGTGCCCTGAACGGATTGTTCGTTACCATTGCTGACGAAGAGAACAAGATCAGGACCAATCCGGCGGCGAGGATCACCGATATCTTAAAGAAAGTGTTTGGCGCAGTATAG
- a CDS encoding DUF349 domain-containing protein, producing the protein MEEIMTQETNQATALTSWWNEASFAGKEMYSLKDNGELVLHMAPGEERTVATVTAENADMVLKVLSDKFSEVEGRMKELQTEWDAAEDKLKVLGKVERMREYLKHTNAVGNFSALLQPLSGMEKTIGGLADENNKQRLELAQKAEELAGGENWKETTQAFKDLIEQWRKLPTVDKHRSDELWNRLEAARTKFYERKQQHNEDVNKEMLANLDLKLELVDKAEKLAASEDWKATTESFKQLMEDWKKIGRTTPEKNEELWNRFIAAKNVFYDRKKGHFETIQVEQEGNYKLKLALLERAEGMKDSTEWGKTAQAFTDLMEEWKNIGRVPLEKADEMWGRLIAAKEQFFNAKKHHTETMRVTLDDNYAQKMALLKRAEALQNSNQWREATAELNELMDEWKKIGPVPREHSNKIWEQFIAARKKFFERKDANRERRQQRMEQEKESRSRQAYDFRYKLEEELREEEERLADFKNGIENITPGRKAEELREHLTKLIKQTEHKIEHKKEKLDEINKQIAQREAGGPDAAAETPEPADNNIPGE; encoded by the coding sequence ATGGAAGAGATAATGACACAGGAAACTAACCAGGCTACCGCTTTGACTTCATGGTGGAACGAAGCTTCATTTGCAGGCAAAGAAATGTATTCGCTCAAAGACAACGGCGAACTTGTTTTACACATGGCGCCGGGCGAAGAGCGAACGGTAGCTACGGTTACGGCAGAAAATGCCGACATGGTGCTGAAAGTACTGTCGGACAAATTTTCTGAAGTGGAAGGCAGAATGAAGGAATTGCAAACCGAATGGGATGCAGCCGAGGACAAATTAAAAGTACTGGGTAAAGTAGAACGCATGCGCGAGTACCTGAAGCATACCAATGCCGTAGGTAATTTCAGCGCACTGCTGCAGCCACTGTCTGGTATGGAAAAAACCATTGGCGGACTGGCTGACGAAAACAATAAGCAACGCCTCGAGCTGGCTCAAAAAGCTGAAGAACTGGCCGGCGGCGAAAACTGGAAAGAAACGACGCAGGCATTTAAAGACCTGATAGAGCAGTGGAGAAAGCTGCCTACAGTTGATAAACACCGTAGCGACGAGCTGTGGAACAGGCTGGAAGCTGCCCGTACCAAATTCTACGAGCGCAAACAGCAACACAACGAAGACGTAAATAAAGAAATGCTGGCCAACCTCGACCTGAAACTCGAGCTGGTGGACAAAGCCGAAAAGCTGGCAGCTTCAGAAGACTGGAAGGCCACGACCGAAAGCTTCAAACAGCTGATGGAGGATTGGAAAAAGATCGGTCGCACTACTCCTGAAAAGAACGAAGAGTTGTGGAACCGTTTTATTGCCGCAAAAAACGTTTTCTACGACAGGAAGAAAGGACACTTTGAAACCATACAGGTAGAACAAGAAGGTAATTATAAACTGAAACTCGCCCTGCTGGAAAGAGCAGAGGGGATGAAGGATAGCACCGAATGGGGCAAGACCGCCCAGGCCTTTACCGACCTGATGGAAGAATGGAAAAACATTGGCCGTGTACCTTTGGAAAAAGCAGATGAAATGTGGGGCAGGCTGATAGCTGCCAAAGAGCAATTCTTCAATGCTAAAAAACACCATACGGAGACCATGCGTGTTACGCTCGACGATAACTACGCACAGAAGATGGCTCTGCTGAAACGTGCCGAAGCACTTCAGAATTCAAACCAATGGCGCGAAGCCACAGCCGAACTGAACGAGCTGATGGACGAGTGGAAAAAGATAGGCCCCGTACCCCGTGAGCATAGCAATAAGATATGGGAACAATTCATTGCCGCCCGTAAAAAATTCTTCGAGCGCAAAGATGCTAACCGCGAAAGGCGCCAACAGCGCATGGAGCAGGAAAAAGAATCACGCTCACGCCAAGCCTATGATTTCCGCTACAAGCTGGAAGAAGAACTGAGGGAAGAGGAAGAGCGCCTGGCTGATTTTAAGAATGGCATCGAAAACATCACTCCGGGTCGCAAGGCAGAGGAGCTGCGCGAGCACCTCACAAAACTGATCAAACAAACCGAACATAAGATCGAGCATAAAAAGGAGAAACTGGACGAGATCAACAAGCAGATCGCCCAGCGTGAGGCAGGTGGCCCGGACGCCGCAGCTGAAACTCCAGAACCCGCTGACAACAACATCCCCGGCGAATAA